Within the Megalops cyprinoides isolate fMegCyp1 chromosome 10, fMegCyp1.pri, whole genome shotgun sequence genome, the region TTTGAAATGTAAGGAGGCGCGTTCTCTCGAGGAAAGTGAAATTGTCTAGTGAGAGACAGTAATATATCTATGTTGCGAAATCCTTTCCCCTCAGAATTTCCAGCGGCACTTTATTGAAATGATACCTGAACGCTGAAATTCGCTTTGTCATAAACCGCTGTCATTTAGGCTGAACGATTATTTGATTGACAGAAGCATAGAATAATTATTAGTGAATATTTCTTTATTGTATTATTGAATAGTGATTCTAACGTCAACGAGCCGAGTTAGTTTGATCAGTTCTCAATAACAGACAGCAGCTACAATGTTTTACTATCCCACCGTTTTACAACACCGGACTGGATGTTTCTCTACAATATGGTGAGTTTCACGTTTTTTATTGTTAGACCATATTTTCACGATAACTAATAGATCCAAAGATCTTTTAATGATAAATTACGTGTATTGTGTTTTGAATTGTGGATATTACGCTACTGCTCAtatgtaacagaaaaaataacaaatagcaCAGACAGTGTTGGCAGAAAAGAATTTATATTGCACCTTCAGTAGGACTGCGAAATCCTAGTCAGAACTGTCTTTGTGTTATTAGGGAATGTTTTTAGTTGCAGCGAACACACTACACACCCGCACAGAACGGGCGAAATGCTGAAATAGTTGGACAGCTCCCGCAATGGGATTACATTCAAGATGGGAAATCCACACGGATgttatttaatatgaaaatcGTAAATCATCTCAGTTTTCACATCTTAAATGGTTATCCTGTCAAAGTATCGATTCAGAAATTTCATATACTTCTTTCGTCAGACGCAGCCGAATTCCAGACAAAACAGTATCCCAAGTAGTGTAAATAGAAGGACACGACCAGTAAAATGGCTGTAAACATGGTCACATCAGCTGGTGTTCAGAGTCATACTGGGTTTAGACACCGTTTGTTTGAGAAATACTTTTCCAAACATGGAGATAAGCATAGCCAATTGAAATGCTTCCCTTTAAATACGTCAATAATAAGAGAAAATTCATTGGAACTCGAAGAAGCGAGCAAATCAGTATCAGTATGTTCCTTTGTGTCCCCATAGGACATACACCCATGCAGACAATATAGTTGAGTGTTGCTGTTGAAGTAAGCGGACAGCTTAGGAAATGATTTGATAAACAGAAATTTCCTTTtgctaatgaatgaatgattatATCAACAGTTGTTCACGACTTGACCACAGTGCTgttatctgtgtttttcaggCTGGCAGCTACAAAATGTACCAAAATTCCTCGGAGGGACTATCTCAAAGTCAATGTCCAACGCACCTGGTAACTCAACACCGTTTATGTGTGCTCATATTGGTGTGAATGTAACGCATCATATTTGTAGTTCGTCTAGATACTATCGTGTTTTCTTTATGAACGTCTGACTGTGTACGTGTCTGAAGCTGTAGTACGATATCGATGATGTCATTCACATTATCGATAGCAACGACGTCATGGACTACGTGATGGTGAGGGTGCCGCCCCTCCAGCCAGGCCTGCCCCGCCCCCGCTTCTCCCTGTACCTCTCCTCCCAGCTGCAGTATGGCATCGTCATCATCTTCCACCGTCAGTGCGTCATTCTGCTGGGTGAGAAAGTGCGCAATGCTGTTACAGCCTGTTAACACTGAACTGAATCAGGACATGCAGCCACCGACAGACACTACAGAACATCAATTCTGCACTGACAGAGATCTTGAAAATTACCTGCTGTTGACGGAGAGAGCAGTATACACCTGTATTCTGTTGCACCTGTACATTCTAACACTCATTGAATAGAGGCTTGGTGCACAGACCGGCTGGGCACACTCTGCTGTAACACTGGGATACTGTAGTTTGGAAAGAGATGGAGGGCGGAGTTATGAGAAGAATTATCTGGGTATGAGCTTCAGGGACAGTTGTGTGCATCCACTGCACCGCACCAGCTGTGTGGAGTGTATCGGGAGGTGTTACATGGCTGGCGCTGAGGGGAACAGGCAGACAGGTGCTGCCACCTCTCCGCACTGACTGCCAGGCCTCTGCTTCCAGAGGAGATCCAGCACACCATAGACAGGCTGCTCCGCACTGGGAGGCAGTCGAGGATCGACCTGGAGGAGCCTGGCAGGTGAGATCTGGAGCTGCCAGCagagtcattacattacattacattacattacattacattacattcatgtagcagacgctcttatccagagcgacttccagcacgatagagcagaagtgtatccattcaagttgaacgAGTAACAGTGacaggccaggctaacaacgctcccagaccagtgagtgtgagcataacaccattcaagccctacagCAGGGCTGCCTCCAGGCAGGTTTCACGGTTCTCTGTGCTCTCCTGCCCATCTCCCAGCCAGTGGAATAAGCACTGGAGGCACCTGGGATTTTGACCACTTGCAGGTGGCTACGGCAGAGACCACCACAGCACAATCATGAGTTACAGCttgtttaattgaattttaGCTGTGATTTCTTATGCACTTTTGCTAAACAAGGGTGTATAGATGATATACTGTACACAGACGGACTTCTCtaataaatcacttttttcattaatggTCCAAGGAAGTGCTGATGCCATGCTGGTAAGTTACACAAAGCTAAAATTACCACAAGCTAATTGTATAATGGTAAGGAACTTAATAATTGTAATCAGACGGTTACAGATTCAAATCCCATTCAGAGAACAACGATTCTTTCTGTGACTAAGCACTTGTCCTGGCATGACTGTCAGTTAAAAATCCTACTGTGGGAAGGGATACAATGTCATCTGTGTGAGCCACCTTGAATGAGGACATTTCTGAGCGAAGCTGTATCAGTAGCTAATGCTGCTTTTGCTTCCTCTATCATCACCTCCATCACTACTGGCCCATTCAGTATTGATAATTAGTGACAGAGCACTGATAATGAACTGACTATATGACAGTGGCTTCCTGTCCACCAGGCTGGCTCTGAATCTGCCTGATAACCTGGCTCTCctggaggaggcagagatggCTCAGGACCCCTTCTTTGGGATGATGGAGTATCTGCTGCCCAGTCCCAGTACACTGATGCAGGTATCCCACACAACCACTCATCAAGAGCTGGGTTTGGAACCAGAGCACAGCCAGTAACACCACTGCCACCTCTTTAGGTGTTGTACCTGTGGATGCCGGcatcagcatttagcagatgctcttctcccAAGTGActtacattaagttacatttttttttacatggtacTCATGGTactcatacagctggatattcactgaggaaATTCTAAGCACCTCGCCCAatcacacaacagcagtgccccagtgggtaatcaagctggcaacctttcagttacaagtcctgctccttaccactatgctacactgctggatGTGATCCACAAACACAAGGAGTCAGCTGCAGATTTTTAAATCTTTAGTTTAGTTTACATCACTAAACACACAATGTTGTGGACATAGTCTATAGTTATTGATGCTATGAAACAGGGACAATGCTGTGTTGCTCTTGTGTCCTGTGATTCACAGCGCTTGCAGGCTGCTGAGGTAGTCTccccacagcgccccctggtgaGGAGCCCTGGAACACCACACAGGGATGGTGAGCAATGACAGGAGAGCCAGAGTTCAACAGTGCAATGTTGGCAGGGATATACAGTCAAAGAAATGATAATTTTACAGGAGATATTCTTCTGCTTTTTTGCTGTGAAggtggatgtgtatgtgtgtgtatgagtgagtgccGAGGAGTTTCTCCTAATGCTCTTTTGTCCATGTGTTTGTAAGATagcaggagagtgtgtgtgtgtgtgtgtgtgtgtgtgttggtgacTCACCATTTCCTCCTTGTCTTTCTAGCCATCACTGCATCCCCCGAGTCCATCACgttgaaagagacagaggctgTAGTGATTCCAGAAGTGGAGGTACTGCTGTATAAAACCAAGATAACAACTTTACTTGAAATGTTGAGTGGGATGTTTAATGGCAAAGTTATCTTTTCATAGCTTGGCAATAGAAATTCCCCAACTACAACAGAGCAGTGCATGCACATAAATACCTGTCATGTTGTTGTTGATATATGCAGGAATGATGTCAATTATCTATCACCATCAAAACTAATAACAGAGTCCATCTCTGTTTCTTCACGTATTCCTCTCAAATTTTACAATACATGACATTATTGCCTTCTACTTCTCCTCTCGTTTCCTACTGCTAACTTTTCATCCGCCATCGATCTGACTGCCAGTTCGAGGGGGTGGAGCTGCCAGAGGTTGTTCCCAGACACATGGAAATCATTGACATTCTGATGGAGCAGGAGGACCATTTTCCTGAAGGTGAGAGACAGCATTCATTCACTTAAAAGGTAATTCACCATGCCGTCTTGCCTTTGAAAATATCACTATGGTTTTTCGGGAGGATGGCtgtgtaaatttaaaaatatattttataggaTCCCTAAAGGAATGCTTACAAGAAAATGATCACAAGTTTtgatttcctctttttaatgtttaagGTCTATTGACCTTACCCATACCGGAAAAGATTAGCTAGTTTTCCACCAGCCACCACATTATCATCATAgcttttcatttgtattttttccctaCAGACTACATTAAATTCAATGTTTCTATCAATTAAAGTGATCTTTGATAATGCATCCGACACATatctatttgtatttgtaaatcaCATTGTATCAAAATAACGCTTGGAGGATGGTCAGTTGAGAACTGAGTTCTGCCCATCTTTCAGAAGCAGAGGcgagggagcaggagagacgagcagagagagtgagagatgagCCGGTGCTCACAGTCTCCATAGAGCCGTGAGTTACCATGACAGGGAGTCAGAAAGACAGAACATAGAGCACAGGAATGACAGGGGGACCCATATCTCATTCTGAGAAGatatacattaaattacattacattactggcattcagcagctcttatccaaagcgacttacgcATATTAAGGTTTTtaacatgctatccatttatacaggtggatatttactgaggcaactctgggttaagtatctaGCCCAAcggtacaatagcagtgccccagtggggaatcaaaccagcaacctatcagttacaagtcctgctccttaacacgGTGCTACACAGCCACCCCCCAGTGACACACCCCTATACACTCTCCACACATGACACAAGTTTTAGAGAGTATAACTGTATTACGTGTAGTTACAGGGTTGATCATCGTCACACGTTGCTGCTGCATTTTAATCAGAGCTCCTCAGGTGAAATAACCGCTGTGCTCCTTCGGCCAGGCTCAGAGTCACGACACTGGCTGGCGAGGACCTTGTGTTGCtgccagaggaggaggaggcggggctgcCCATCCAGGTGCCTGTGCCAGCCCCCGTAGAGACAACTCCTGTATCCATGCCACCGCTGCCCTCCCCTCCAGAAGCAGTGAGGGAGGAGGCCGAGGAGGAGAtagtgaggaggaggagggagagagagatggagctggagaaagagagacagaaggagagggaaactGCTGGTCTGGAGGTGTGTACTCCTGTGTTGGGgtggaaagaaagacagacacagtaCAGAGGTATTTTGCAGCATGCAGGACAAAACGAATGGAGCCATTGTGTATCAGTGCCATTGTGACAGTTCTTGTTAGCCAGGGAGCCCTCGCTACCACCAAAGTAATGGTGGCGAGGTGAGGAGGTTTGGGAGAATGTGTGACTTCACTAGCTTGTAAGATGTCATTGagacaataaaagaaataagacCCCCGCTGAGTGGTGATAcaccacttttttttaaataaactaagTAGTAGGATTAAAAATAACAGCCCACTTGGCAGTTTCTGTCACGGTTCTTGTTGTGCATGTGGGtgtaaagaaaacaagcaacatcccaaagaaaaaagtacaacaTTCCACAGTTTTACATCACACCTTTAACAAATGTACAGCAACGTTAGGAGAACAAGAAGAGGCAGGGCAGTTACACCATGTCAATGTTATTCACAGATATaagcatacagacacagagcagcttcTGTAGCCATCAGTGATGATGTGTGTACATCagtgtgtgtattattttgaGCTGGAGCTTTCACCTCTCTGCACCCCTCTGTCTCATCTCCAGGAGCCTGAGCCTGAGCCGGAGCCTGCCCCGAGGAGGCGGCCACGCCGACGCCAGCTGCTCTTCATAGATACACAGACCCAGATTCCTCAAGATGAGCTGCAGAGAATGATCCAGGACCCACTGACTGAGACCCAGCCCCTGGTATCACACTGGCACACTGACTGAGACCCAGCCCCTGGTatcacactgactcacagaccCGCTGACTGAAACCCAGCCTGTGatatcacactgacacactgacggAGACCCAGCCCCTGatatcacactgacacactgcctATAAGTACACTGGCACAGAGATAGAGTCGCACTGCTGCAGATTCAAAGATGACACACATAGTGATGGTAcaatgtatggtagtatacttagCTTCCATTGTccagtcagattgcacaagttaccTTTGGGGAgggctcacactcactggtctgggagtgttgttagcttggtctgacactctTCATTCAGCTTAAATGGATACACTACTGATCCTCTGTgctgcaagtcactctggataacagcctctgctaaatgaatgtaatgtaatgtactgatgGGCTGGACCACACTCATGATCAAAAGTGTGTCAGGGTGCAACTGCATTCGATTGTTCATGCTTCCATGTGTCTGAATCTTGGGTCCAATGAGGCATCTGCCACTCTGCTGGTCTGAGTGTTCCTCTCTGAAACCAGCCCTGTCTGTGCCGGTGTGTCTGGGGCAGGTGCTGTTCGAGCCTCATCCTAGAATACCTCCAGCGGAGCTCCTCAACAATCCCTGCACCCGtgagtctctcagtctctctgcttTGCCTTCAGTCTCAGCACTGCATTCTCGGTCTTCAGCCACACTTTTAAAGTGAAAGTCTGTACAGCAGCCAGCAGGTAACATACAGTAGTTAACCCTCTGGAGATTCCTTTGCTGTTTTATTGGACTTGAGCTAAGACCATCCTCTGATCACAGTGGAACGTTTTGCGGTCAAGACCCAGCCCTGTCActccaaaatgttttgttcactGCTTCTCTGATTTGCATTCATATCCTCAGAAGAATGGTTGGACATGTGGCCTGACTAATCAAACCAGGGCTTGCTATTATTTCACCTTTTTAGATCTCCAGAAAGATCTTGTCAGAACAGAACATTGAATCAACAATGTGTTAAACATCTCAAGGGAGTTATCATGTCTCACCGTTTCATAGCTGTTTAGTCACTCTCTCATCTAGACCTTCTCTCTACGTAGCCCTGCACCCCGATATCCTGTCTCTATGGAAACGGGGTGCGGTTATCACCCCCCTCCCGAGCCCAGTTGCCATAAAAAGAGTGAGggagccagagaaagagagtgagggcGAGGAGGTCAGCTCAAAGGAGGTGAGTTTTCTGCCTGTTGATTTACCTCATAGCCCATCTGAATATATTTACAAGCATTATAgattttattcattatattttatcttttatatacattatatttactcCACCTAACTGGGTTATCCTCATATTAACTTTGCGTGAGGCACTTTGGAAACGTCTGTCTGTTATATGGAGGGATTGTAAggataataaatgataaaaagattGTCGTTACCttaattagcattattaagctcCACTTGTGCCTGGCCAGGTTTATCCAAGTTTTATTATCCTCAGTAAACCAGCGTATTGCTCCTTTGTGTGTTCAGGTACCCAGAGAGTTGGCGGAGTCTGAATTGGCTCAAGCTGAAGTGTCAGGTCAGAGGGTTGTCCGTGTCATGTCTGTGGCTCTTCTCAGCAAAGTGTAGGttgggtagcagtgtagcatagcagtaaagAATAGGGCCCATAACTGAAACACTACtcatttgattccctgctggggcactgctgttgtacccttgggcaaggtacttaacctagaatgacctcagtaaatgtccagctgtataattggatagAAATGTAatctatgcaagtcactctgttaaatgacaatagtgtaatgtagttCCCATACCCACCTTCACAAAGTGCTGGGGCGTGTATACCCTCAGATAACTTGTTCTGTGGCCAGATAGTACAGAACATTGCGTCTCTGCACTGCAAATCTGGGCTTAAGTATAATGGAACTGTCTTACTCGGAAAGTTTCGCCTTAATTCATGAAATTGTTTCGCTGATGATAGTGATTTTCCCATATTGTAAATTTaatgttgccatggcagctgCTGTGCCAGTTCCGATTGAGCCGATGCTGGAGGTGTCTGACAGGGACGTGTCCCAACTGGTCACTCCAGAGAGCAGAGGGTGAGCGAGggcagacaaaaagacagatgagacagggagaggctggaggaaagagaaaagagagagatagattgATGGAGAACTGAAAGTGTGGGAATAAAGATCTGAAGAGGTGGGAGGCATGACACAGAACTTGCTGAGCCTGCTGTAGAGGTTATGAATTGTGGGTGTGCAGTGCTGGGATGTGTAGTACAAGCTGGCTGTAttccgtgtgtgtgtaggtCTCCTGTAgcagtctctctccccccactgGAGGTCATTCCTGAGGAGAGAGTTTTGCTGCCGGAAGGAGAGATTCAGATGGTGCCACCTGGAGTGAATCTACTGATGTAATGTTTCCTTTGCATATCTGTCAaacttgagttttttttcctggatatGTCTGTCTATATCTATGAGATGTAGAGTTTGTGTCAGCACTGGGTCTTTCAGACTGGGagtttttcccctcctctcttcctctcaggaTGATTTCAGAGCCCCTCAAGGAGCGAGGGGAAGTGTCCTTTgactctctgctgccccctctgGCTGACCGCAGCACTGTTGCCAGTTCTTTCTTCTCACTTCTGGGTAAGAACTCAGGAATATATTGTCCTTACTGCATGCATGAGGTGTGGTTGTCTATAGGGTGCATTGACCATTTGTCTTTATGGGGCTACAGTGCTGTAGATATTGGTATTTTTGTATGGTGACCTACTAGTGTCTTTTGTTCCTTACAGAGTTGGTTTCTACAATGAAACTCACTGCACAACAAGAGGAACCTTATGGCACCATTACCATTTTACCAGGACCTCTGTATGAGTCAGAGGGGGAATGAGAGCCACACAGCGACTGATAGACACTTCCACTGATACTCAGGAACACTATCCATACCATTTACTCTCTCCCAATACTGATGTTTGTTAGCCAAGTTTacttgaaaaatgtatttgtgaaagTAACACCAAACCAGCACTGTTagtgtacattttgtttttgccatcCTCCAGGTTTACCGGTTCTTATTCGTTAAGGTGcatgttgtatgtttttgttaccaatggctttttttttttttttttacatattaagaGACAATTAAACGTTAATCTATTGGTTTAATTTTACTGCAAgaatgttatttgttattattgctattaaGATCACTGTACATGTCACttgcattataaataaatgaaccaCTGAGACTTGCTCATGACTAAACTCATTGATTCTGCTTGGATGTGTTGGGTTAATAGCAATTTAATCGCATATCCTACTCATTAAATTCAAATACTCTCCAGGAAGCAGTATTTTTTGCATCCTTCTCCCACATGGAAGACATTGATGAGAAGtagtttatttttcacttttcagtcaGGCTCCATTTCAGAAAGATTGTTAGTTACACTAGCATTAATTTCATTAGCTCTTTCAATTTTCCAATCTTGCCTGAGTGCTGCCATCTTGAGATTGAACCGTACATGTTCCAATGTACTGTGGTCTGGATATTATTATGGCTGGTTCAGGATGTTCTTTTGGGGATCCTTTAAACATTTCCTTGTTGACTTGGGTGCATGCTTTTGATCACTGTTGTAGCACAGTCGCTAGATTCCCAGCAGTGTAGGAAAGATTAGGCAAAAGACATGCCTTTAAATACCATAagccttttttgtttcctgACTTCACAATTAAGCTTCATAGCCACCAGAGTTGGTTAAactgactgaggaaaaaaaagtctcaacTGAATTAGTAAAGAGCACACAGTCTAAAACCAGGTCTGCTCCCCACTGAATGGACTTACCTATAGGATAATGGAtaaaggacccaggcgcagaccgGGATGACAAACCAGGTGTTTGAAGACAATCCAAAACCGAAGTGATAACAGTCCAAGTCGAAACCAGAAAATCAAcaggcagaaaatccaaaaacacaaggcgagtaaaaaaaaaaaaatcccaaaaaaaaggcagaaagtCAAAACCCCAAGcaagccaaaaacaaacaggcagaaccaaaacagacaaatacactgagacaaactggaggagaaacagagcagatagaggggtatataTACACGGGCTGGTGATGAgtaaacagggaacaggtgtgcaggatgggcttcaggtgcTGGGCGTGGCAGCAGAGCAGATAGGCgggaaaaggaggggggggcgatgggctgcaaacaaaaacaaaagcacatgcacgcaaaaaaacaatcaaaagacacacccacactgaccgACAGGGAGACAGAAGCAGTACAAGCGGGACATGACGCGGAAGTACTGACAGCTATTGCTTTCTTCTCTTCATGAATCCAGTTTTATACCCGGTGATAGGATATGCGTTGGAGGCTTTTCATAATGTTGCGGAAGTCTCTATTAATTTTCAGATGAGAAAAATGTGATGCTGAATCATttataaagttttatttttacattatcataAGGTGTCAAAAATGTGacattgcatattttaatacaCAGTAATGTATTAAACGTATGCTGTGGTTGTGTATTCAAATTTAACATCAGTTCATGtacatgtaatgaaatatgactttcacattcactcactgttACTTGATTGTTAAATGATAATCAGTTACGCAGTACAACATCACAGAAGCAAACGAAACACACTTTTCTCTCTACTTTTACGTACACCCTTTCTGTTTAAGTAGGGAAAGTGTCTCATTTAAAACATGactgtttggaaaaacacagagatattgagtgaaaacagattttaatgGTCAATCTGGCAACAAAAGCTGCTGCACAGGTATCGACTGTACTTGATATTCCTCAGAACACAAGAAGTGAACTGTGAACAGAACCCCAGTGCAGTGGTTCCAAAAAGGTGGGCTAGAGCCCATTAGTGGTGCTTGTAATGATACAGGGGAATCATATGGTGAGCTAGCTAATAAAATATGTTATActatattgtatatatacagaGGATAATACAAATACCAAGCAATCACTACTAACCTGAATGATAATTTAACCGTAAATCACAAGATGGGTGTTTCTTTAAATAATCTGCTGTGTTGTACACCTGcatcattaaaaaacagcacatcGTATTGAATATCTGATCTTTGATGGGgtgcagaaaaaataaatgagtggTATGAGGGTCAGGGAGAAAATGTTTGAGTAGTTATAAACAGTAACTCTGTGATAACTGAAAGACTGACAAGAACTGTTTTTGTCAGTCTCTGCTTTTCTACCCGCCCCTTCACAGTGAATGCTTTCAGCTCTGGCCTTTCTGCCTTCCTGAACTTCTCTTTCAGTTGTTCACAGGTGATCTGCTCTGTCAGGCTGGTATCTCACCTCACTGTACACTAGTTTGTCTGCCTTTCTCTGTTGCCTCTCTGTCTTGCATGATTTCTTGAAGTCCAGGTGAGCATAGTTTACACCTGTGTACACATCCTCCTGGAAACAGAAATAGACACGATTAATCATTATGTCGACAAAACTAAATACTTCAAAAGTAACTATTTATCTGACTGTACATGTGAAATGCTTACCTGATTAAGTGATCCCTCTTGCCTGTATCTCACTTCACTGTAGACCAGTTTATCTGCCTTTCTgtgttgtctctctgtcttggaTGGTTTCTTGAAGTTCAAGTGAGCGTAGTTTACACCTGTTGACATATCCCCCTGGaagcacacataaacatgaTTAATTGGTTTGTTAACAAAATTGAAGGCTTCAGTTGGGACTATTTGTCTGACCAgttatgtgaaatatttacctGGGACACAGATGACGGCGATGTGTCCATAGTTGGTGATTCTGAACCTGAAAACAAGCGAACAATATGGCTATCATTTTCCTGACACAGAAA harbors:
- the LOC118784434 gene encoding meiotic recombination protein REC8 homolog is translated as MFYYPTVLQHRTGCFSTIWLAATKCTKIPRRDYLKVNVQRTCNDVMDYVMVRVPPLQPGLPRPRFSLYLSSQLQYGIVIIFHRQCVILLEEIQHTIDRLLRTGRQSRIDLEEPGRLALNLPDNLALLEEAEMAQDPFFGMMEYLLPSPSTLMQRLQAAEVVSPQRPLVRSPGTPHRDAITASPESITLKETEAVVIPEVEFEGVELPEVVPRHMEIIDILMEQEDHFPEGERQLRVTTLAGEDLVLLPEEEEAGLPIQVPVPAPVETTPVSMPPLPSPPEAVREEAEEEIEPEPEPEPAPRRRPRRRQLLFIDTQTQIPQDELQRMIQDPLTETQPLVLFEPHPRIPPAELLNNPCTPLHPDILSLWKRGAVITPLPSPVAIKRVREPEKESEGEEVSSKEVPRELAESELAQAEVSAAVPVPIEPMLEVSDRDVSQLVTPESRGMISEPLKERGEVSFDSLLPPLADRSTVASSFFSLLELVSTMKLTAQQEEPYGTITILPGPLYESEGE